Proteins found in one Anas platyrhynchos isolate ZD024472 breed Pekin duck chromosome 18, IASCAAS_PekinDuck_T2T, whole genome shotgun sequence genomic segment:
- the SH3GLB2 gene encoding endophilin-B2 isoform X4, protein MDFNVKKLASDAGVFFSRAMQFTEEKLGQAEKTELDAHFENLLARADSTKNWTEKILRQTEVLLQPNPSARVEEFLYEKLDRKVPSRVTNGELLAQYMTEAANDFGPGTPYGKTLIKVGETQRRLGAAERDFIHSASINFLTPLRNFLEGDWRTISKERRILQNCRLDLDACKARLKKAKAAEAKAALWSDEVEKAEHELRLTQTEFDRQAEVTRLLLEGISSTHVNHLRCLHEFVESQTNYYAQCYQYMLDLQKQLGSSKGEIFSGTFVGNAESSSPPPAATSPPAVGAATLPAVPTIPVVPTIVGVPNTVAESVLNPNEVKPPASGTRKARVLYDYEAADSSELALLADEMITVYSLPGMDPDWLIGERGNQKGKVPVTYLELLS, encoded by the exons ATGGACTTCAACGTGAAGAAGCTGGCGTCCGATGCGGGAGTCTTCTTCTCCCGAGCCATGCAG TTTACAGAAGAAAAGTTGGGCCAGGCTGAGAAGACCGAATTGGATGCCCACTTTGAAAACCTCCTGGCCAGGGCAGACTCGACGAAGAACTGGACAGAGAAGATCTTGCGCCAGACTGAGGTCCTGCTGCAGCCAAACCCCA GTGCCAGAGTAGAAGAATTCCTCTACGAGAAACTCGACCGCAAGGTGCCCTCCCGGGTCACCAATGGGGAGCTGCTGGCGCAGTACATGACAGAGGCAGCCAACGACTTCGGACCGGGGACACCTTACG GGAAGACCTTGATAAAAGTTGGAGAGACTCAGAGGCGCTTAGGTGCAGCGGAACGGGACTTCATCCACTCTGCCTCCATCAACTTCCTGACCCCACTGCGCAACTTCCTGGAAGGGGACTGGAGAACCATTTCT AAAGAACGGAGGATCCTGCAGAACTGCCGCCTGGATCTGGACGCCTGCAAAGCCAGGCTGAAGAAAGCCAAAGCTGCCGAGGCAAAAGCAGCG CTTTGGAGCGACGAGGTGGAAAAA GCAGAACACGAGCTGAGGCTCACTCAGACCGAGTTCGACCGCCAGGCAGAGGTGACCCGGCTCCTGCTGGAGGGGATCAGCAGCACCCAC GTGAATCACCTCCGCTGCCTCCATGAGTTCGTGGAGTCCCAGACCAACTACTACGCCCAGTGCTACCAGTACATGCTGGACCTGCAGAAGCAGCTGGGCAG CTCCAAAGGAGAAAT ATTTTCAGGCACCTTCGTAGGGAACGCAGAATCCTCATCTCCTCCCCCAGCTGCTACCTCTCCGCCAGCTGTCGGTGCTGCCACTCTCCCTGCCGTGCCCACCATCCCGGTTGTGCCCACAATTGTCGGGGTGCCCAACACCGTGGCAGAGAGCGTACTGAACCCCAATGAAGTCAAGCCTCCTGCCAGCGGCACGCGGAAGGCCAGAGTCCTGTATGATTACGAAGCAGCTGACAGCAGTGAGCTGGCACTCCTTGCAGACGAG ATGATCACTGTGTACAGCCTGCCAGGCATGGACCCAGACTGGCTCATAGGGGAAAGAGGGAACCAGAAGGGGAAAGTTCCTGTCACTTACTTGGAACTGTTAAGTTAA
- the SH3GLB2 gene encoding endophilin-B2 isoform X1 has protein sequence MDFNVKKLASDAGVFFSRAMQFTEEKLGQAEKTELDAHFENLLARADSTKNWTEKILRQTEVLLQPNPSARVEEFLYEKLDRKVPSRVTNGELLAQYMTEAANDFGPGTPYGKTLIKVGETQRRLGAAERDFIHSASINFLTPLRNFLEGDWRTISKERRILQNCRLDLDACKARLKKAKAAEAKAAAVPDFQETRPRNYILSASASALWSDEVEKAEHELRLTQTEFDRQAEVTRLLLEGISSTHVNHLRCLHEFVESQTNYYAQCYQYMLDLQKQLGSSKGEIFSGTFVGNAESSSPPPAATSPPAVGAATLPAVPTIPVVPTIVGVPNTVAESVLNPNEVKPPASGTRKARVLYDYEAADSSELALLADEMITVYSLPGMDPDWLIGERGNQKGKVPVTYLELLS, from the exons ATGGACTTCAACGTGAAGAAGCTGGCGTCCGATGCGGGAGTCTTCTTCTCCCGAGCCATGCAG TTTACAGAAGAAAAGTTGGGCCAGGCTGAGAAGACCGAATTGGATGCCCACTTTGAAAACCTCCTGGCCAGGGCAGACTCGACGAAGAACTGGACAGAGAAGATCTTGCGCCAGACTGAGGTCCTGCTGCAGCCAAACCCCA GTGCCAGAGTAGAAGAATTCCTCTACGAGAAACTCGACCGCAAGGTGCCCTCCCGGGTCACCAATGGGGAGCTGCTGGCGCAGTACATGACAGAGGCAGCCAACGACTTCGGACCGGGGACACCTTACG GGAAGACCTTGATAAAAGTTGGAGAGACTCAGAGGCGCTTAGGTGCAGCGGAACGGGACTTCATCCACTCTGCCTCCATCAACTTCCTGACCCCACTGCGCAACTTCCTGGAAGGGGACTGGAGAACCATTTCT AAAGAACGGAGGATCCTGCAGAACTGCCGCCTGGATCTGGACGCCTGCAAAGCCAGGCTGAAGAAAGCCAAAGCTGCCGAGGCAAAAGCAGCG GCTGTGCCTGACTTTCAGGAGACTAGACCTCGTAATTACATTCTCTCCGCCAGCGCATCAGCG CTTTGGAGCGACGAGGTGGAAAAA GCAGAACACGAGCTGAGGCTCACTCAGACCGAGTTCGACCGCCAGGCAGAGGTGACCCGGCTCCTGCTGGAGGGGATCAGCAGCACCCAC GTGAATCACCTCCGCTGCCTCCATGAGTTCGTGGAGTCCCAGACCAACTACTACGCCCAGTGCTACCAGTACATGCTGGACCTGCAGAAGCAGCTGGGCAG CTCCAAAGGAGAAAT ATTTTCAGGCACCTTCGTAGGGAACGCAGAATCCTCATCTCCTCCCCCAGCTGCTACCTCTCCGCCAGCTGTCGGTGCTGCCACTCTCCCTGCCGTGCCCACCATCCCGGTTGTGCCCACAATTGTCGGGGTGCCCAACACCGTGGCAGAGAGCGTACTGAACCCCAATGAAGTCAAGCCTCCTGCCAGCGGCACGCGGAAGGCCAGAGTCCTGTATGATTACGAAGCAGCTGACAGCAGTGAGCTGGCACTCCTTGCAGACGAG ATGATCACTGTGTACAGCCTGCCAGGCATGGACCCAGACTGGCTCATAGGGGAAAGAGGGAACCAGAAGGGGAAAGTTCCTGTCACTTACTTGGAACTGTTAAGTTAA
- the SH3GLB2 gene encoding endophilin-B2 isoform X3, producing the protein MDFNVKKLASDAGVFFSRAMQFTEEKLGQAEKTELDAHFENLLARADSTKNWTEKILRQTEVLLQPNPSARVEEFLYEKLDRKVPSRVTNGELLAQYMTEAANDFGPGTPYGKTLIKVGETQRRLGAAERDFIHSASINFLTPLRNFLEGDWRTISKERRILQNCRLDLDACKARLKKAKAAEAKAAAVPDFQETRPRNYILSASASAAEHELRLTQTEFDRQAEVTRLLLEGISSTHVNHLRCLHEFVESQTNYYAQCYQYMLDLQKQLGSSKGEIFSGTFVGNAESSSPPPAATSPPAVGAATLPAVPTIPVVPTIVGVPNTVAESVLNPNEVKPPASGTRKARVLYDYEAADSSELALLADEMITVYSLPGMDPDWLIGERGNQKGKVPVTYLELLS; encoded by the exons ATGGACTTCAACGTGAAGAAGCTGGCGTCCGATGCGGGAGTCTTCTTCTCCCGAGCCATGCAG TTTACAGAAGAAAAGTTGGGCCAGGCTGAGAAGACCGAATTGGATGCCCACTTTGAAAACCTCCTGGCCAGGGCAGACTCGACGAAGAACTGGACAGAGAAGATCTTGCGCCAGACTGAGGTCCTGCTGCAGCCAAACCCCA GTGCCAGAGTAGAAGAATTCCTCTACGAGAAACTCGACCGCAAGGTGCCCTCCCGGGTCACCAATGGGGAGCTGCTGGCGCAGTACATGACAGAGGCAGCCAACGACTTCGGACCGGGGACACCTTACG GGAAGACCTTGATAAAAGTTGGAGAGACTCAGAGGCGCTTAGGTGCAGCGGAACGGGACTTCATCCACTCTGCCTCCATCAACTTCCTGACCCCACTGCGCAACTTCCTGGAAGGGGACTGGAGAACCATTTCT AAAGAACGGAGGATCCTGCAGAACTGCCGCCTGGATCTGGACGCCTGCAAAGCCAGGCTGAAGAAAGCCAAAGCTGCCGAGGCAAAAGCAGCG GCTGTGCCTGACTTTCAGGAGACTAGACCTCGTAATTACATTCTCTCCGCCAGCGCATCAGCG GCAGAACACGAGCTGAGGCTCACTCAGACCGAGTTCGACCGCCAGGCAGAGGTGACCCGGCTCCTGCTGGAGGGGATCAGCAGCACCCAC GTGAATCACCTCCGCTGCCTCCATGAGTTCGTGGAGTCCCAGACCAACTACTACGCCCAGTGCTACCAGTACATGCTGGACCTGCAGAAGCAGCTGGGCAG CTCCAAAGGAGAAAT ATTTTCAGGCACCTTCGTAGGGAACGCAGAATCCTCATCTCCTCCCCCAGCTGCTACCTCTCCGCCAGCTGTCGGTGCTGCCACTCTCCCTGCCGTGCCCACCATCCCGGTTGTGCCCACAATTGTCGGGGTGCCCAACACCGTGGCAGAGAGCGTACTGAACCCCAATGAAGTCAAGCCTCCTGCCAGCGGCACGCGGAAGGCCAGAGTCCTGTATGATTACGAAGCAGCTGACAGCAGTGAGCTGGCACTCCTTGCAGACGAG ATGATCACTGTGTACAGCCTGCCAGGCATGGACCCAGACTGGCTCATAGGGGAAAGAGGGAACCAGAAGGGGAAAGTTCCTGTCACTTACTTGGAACTGTTAAGTTAA
- the SH3GLB2 gene encoding endophilin-B2 isoform X6 produces MDFNVKKLASDAGVFFSRAMQFTEEKLGQAEKTELDAHFENLLARADSTKNWTEKILRQTEVLLQPNPSARVEEFLYEKLDRKVPSRVTNGELLAQYMTEAANDFGPGTPYGKTLIKVGETQRRLGAAERDFIHSASINFLTPLRNFLEGDWRTISKERRILQNCRLDLDACKARLKKAKAAEAKAAAEHELRLTQTEFDRQAEVTRLLLEGISSTHVNHLRCLHEFVESQTNYYAQCYQYMLDLQKQLGRFSGTFVGNAESSSPPPAATSPPAVGAATLPAVPTIPVVPTIVGVPNTVAESVLNPNEVKPPASGTRKARVLYDYEAADSSELALLADEMITVYSLPGMDPDWLIGERGNQKGKVPVTYLELLS; encoded by the exons ATGGACTTCAACGTGAAGAAGCTGGCGTCCGATGCGGGAGTCTTCTTCTCCCGAGCCATGCAG TTTACAGAAGAAAAGTTGGGCCAGGCTGAGAAGACCGAATTGGATGCCCACTTTGAAAACCTCCTGGCCAGGGCAGACTCGACGAAGAACTGGACAGAGAAGATCTTGCGCCAGACTGAGGTCCTGCTGCAGCCAAACCCCA GTGCCAGAGTAGAAGAATTCCTCTACGAGAAACTCGACCGCAAGGTGCCCTCCCGGGTCACCAATGGGGAGCTGCTGGCGCAGTACATGACAGAGGCAGCCAACGACTTCGGACCGGGGACACCTTACG GGAAGACCTTGATAAAAGTTGGAGAGACTCAGAGGCGCTTAGGTGCAGCGGAACGGGACTTCATCCACTCTGCCTCCATCAACTTCCTGACCCCACTGCGCAACTTCCTGGAAGGGGACTGGAGAACCATTTCT AAAGAACGGAGGATCCTGCAGAACTGCCGCCTGGATCTGGACGCCTGCAAAGCCAGGCTGAAGAAAGCCAAAGCTGCCGAGGCAAAAGCAGCG GCAGAACACGAGCTGAGGCTCACTCAGACCGAGTTCGACCGCCAGGCAGAGGTGACCCGGCTCCTGCTGGAGGGGATCAGCAGCACCCAC GTGAATCACCTCCGCTGCCTCCATGAGTTCGTGGAGTCCCAGACCAACTACTACGCCCAGTGCTACCAGTACATGCTGGACCTGCAGAAGCAGCTGGGCAG ATTTTCAGGCACCTTCGTAGGGAACGCAGAATCCTCATCTCCTCCCCCAGCTGCTACCTCTCCGCCAGCTGTCGGTGCTGCCACTCTCCCTGCCGTGCCCACCATCCCGGTTGTGCCCACAATTGTCGGGGTGCCCAACACCGTGGCAGAGAGCGTACTGAACCCCAATGAAGTCAAGCCTCCTGCCAGCGGCACGCGGAAGGCCAGAGTCCTGTATGATTACGAAGCAGCTGACAGCAGTGAGCTGGCACTCCTTGCAGACGAG ATGATCACTGTGTACAGCCTGCCAGGCATGGACCCAGACTGGCTCATAGGGGAAAGAGGGAACCAGAAGGGGAAAGTTCCTGTCACTTACTTGGAACTGTTAAGTTAA
- the SH3GLB2 gene encoding endophilin-B2 isoform X5: MDFNVKKLASDAGVFFSRAMQFTEEKLGQAEKTELDAHFENLLARADSTKNWTEKILRQTEVLLQPNPSARVEEFLYEKLDRKVPSRVTNGELLAQYMTEAANDFGPGTPYGKTLIKVGETQRRLGAAERDFIHSASINFLTPLRNFLEGDWRTISKERRILQNCRLDLDACKARLKKAKAAEAKAAAEHELRLTQTEFDRQAEVTRLLLEGISSTHVNHLRCLHEFVESQTNYYAQCYQYMLDLQKQLGSSKGEIFSGTFVGNAESSSPPPAATSPPAVGAATLPAVPTIPVVPTIVGVPNTVAESVLNPNEVKPPASGTRKARVLYDYEAADSSELALLADEMITVYSLPGMDPDWLIGERGNQKGKVPVTYLELLS, from the exons ATGGACTTCAACGTGAAGAAGCTGGCGTCCGATGCGGGAGTCTTCTTCTCCCGAGCCATGCAG TTTACAGAAGAAAAGTTGGGCCAGGCTGAGAAGACCGAATTGGATGCCCACTTTGAAAACCTCCTGGCCAGGGCAGACTCGACGAAGAACTGGACAGAGAAGATCTTGCGCCAGACTGAGGTCCTGCTGCAGCCAAACCCCA GTGCCAGAGTAGAAGAATTCCTCTACGAGAAACTCGACCGCAAGGTGCCCTCCCGGGTCACCAATGGGGAGCTGCTGGCGCAGTACATGACAGAGGCAGCCAACGACTTCGGACCGGGGACACCTTACG GGAAGACCTTGATAAAAGTTGGAGAGACTCAGAGGCGCTTAGGTGCAGCGGAACGGGACTTCATCCACTCTGCCTCCATCAACTTCCTGACCCCACTGCGCAACTTCCTGGAAGGGGACTGGAGAACCATTTCT AAAGAACGGAGGATCCTGCAGAACTGCCGCCTGGATCTGGACGCCTGCAAAGCCAGGCTGAAGAAAGCCAAAGCTGCCGAGGCAAAAGCAGCG GCAGAACACGAGCTGAGGCTCACTCAGACCGAGTTCGACCGCCAGGCAGAGGTGACCCGGCTCCTGCTGGAGGGGATCAGCAGCACCCAC GTGAATCACCTCCGCTGCCTCCATGAGTTCGTGGAGTCCCAGACCAACTACTACGCCCAGTGCTACCAGTACATGCTGGACCTGCAGAAGCAGCTGGGCAG CTCCAAAGGAGAAAT ATTTTCAGGCACCTTCGTAGGGAACGCAGAATCCTCATCTCCTCCCCCAGCTGCTACCTCTCCGCCAGCTGTCGGTGCTGCCACTCTCCCTGCCGTGCCCACCATCCCGGTTGTGCCCACAATTGTCGGGGTGCCCAACACCGTGGCAGAGAGCGTACTGAACCCCAATGAAGTCAAGCCTCCTGCCAGCGGCACGCGGAAGGCCAGAGTCCTGTATGATTACGAAGCAGCTGACAGCAGTGAGCTGGCACTCCTTGCAGACGAG ATGATCACTGTGTACAGCCTGCCAGGCATGGACCCAGACTGGCTCATAGGGGAAAGAGGGAACCAGAAGGGGAAAGTTCCTGTCACTTACTTGGAACTGTTAAGTTAA
- the SH3GLB2 gene encoding endophilin-B2 isoform X2, producing MDFNVKKLASDAGVFFSRAMQFTEEKLGQAEKTELDAHFENLLARADSTKNWTEKILRQTEVLLQPNPSARVEEFLYEKLDRKVPSRVTNGELLAQYMTEAANDFGPGTPYGKTLIKVGETQRRLGAAERDFIHSASINFLTPLRNFLEGDWRTISKERRILQNCRLDLDACKARLKKAKAAEAKAAAVPDFQETRPRNYILSASASALWSDEVEKAEHELRLTQTEFDRQAEVTRLLLEGISSTHVNHLRCLHEFVESQTNYYAQCYQYMLDLQKQLGRFSGTFVGNAESSSPPPAATSPPAVGAATLPAVPTIPVVPTIVGVPNTVAESVLNPNEVKPPASGTRKARVLYDYEAADSSELALLADEMITVYSLPGMDPDWLIGERGNQKGKVPVTYLELLS from the exons ATGGACTTCAACGTGAAGAAGCTGGCGTCCGATGCGGGAGTCTTCTTCTCCCGAGCCATGCAG TTTACAGAAGAAAAGTTGGGCCAGGCTGAGAAGACCGAATTGGATGCCCACTTTGAAAACCTCCTGGCCAGGGCAGACTCGACGAAGAACTGGACAGAGAAGATCTTGCGCCAGACTGAGGTCCTGCTGCAGCCAAACCCCA GTGCCAGAGTAGAAGAATTCCTCTACGAGAAACTCGACCGCAAGGTGCCCTCCCGGGTCACCAATGGGGAGCTGCTGGCGCAGTACATGACAGAGGCAGCCAACGACTTCGGACCGGGGACACCTTACG GGAAGACCTTGATAAAAGTTGGAGAGACTCAGAGGCGCTTAGGTGCAGCGGAACGGGACTTCATCCACTCTGCCTCCATCAACTTCCTGACCCCACTGCGCAACTTCCTGGAAGGGGACTGGAGAACCATTTCT AAAGAACGGAGGATCCTGCAGAACTGCCGCCTGGATCTGGACGCCTGCAAAGCCAGGCTGAAGAAAGCCAAAGCTGCCGAGGCAAAAGCAGCG GCTGTGCCTGACTTTCAGGAGACTAGACCTCGTAATTACATTCTCTCCGCCAGCGCATCAGCG CTTTGGAGCGACGAGGTGGAAAAA GCAGAACACGAGCTGAGGCTCACTCAGACCGAGTTCGACCGCCAGGCAGAGGTGACCCGGCTCCTGCTGGAGGGGATCAGCAGCACCCAC GTGAATCACCTCCGCTGCCTCCATGAGTTCGTGGAGTCCCAGACCAACTACTACGCCCAGTGCTACCAGTACATGCTGGACCTGCAGAAGCAGCTGGGCAG ATTTTCAGGCACCTTCGTAGGGAACGCAGAATCCTCATCTCCTCCCCCAGCTGCTACCTCTCCGCCAGCTGTCGGTGCTGCCACTCTCCCTGCCGTGCCCACCATCCCGGTTGTGCCCACAATTGTCGGGGTGCCCAACACCGTGGCAGAGAGCGTACTGAACCCCAATGAAGTCAAGCCTCCTGCCAGCGGCACGCGGAAGGCCAGAGTCCTGTATGATTACGAAGCAGCTGACAGCAGTGAGCTGGCACTCCTTGCAGACGAG ATGATCACTGTGTACAGCCTGCCAGGCATGGACCCAGACTGGCTCATAGGGGAAAGAGGGAACCAGAAGGGGAAAGTTCCTGTCACTTACTTGGAACTGTTAAGTTAA